In a genomic window of Streptomyces koelreuteriae:
- a CDS encoding DUF5994 family protein: MTATISHPPTTEAEDRFSPAPPRLSLAPVGSAPALLDGAWWPRSRDLAAELPALAAVLDPLWGRITRVTVNPTQWPVVPRKVPVAGHVVNVGWFLEEQDPHELLLLSYHLGRWNLLVVPPQSTPESAAWLMAAASDPRGVLGASRLLEEAAARLRTLRDADRAVEAVWDSEGGHAARDPAAIRPVPTGR, encoded by the coding sequence ATGACTGCGACCATCTCCCACCCGCCGACGACCGAAGCCGAAGACCGGTTCTCCCCGGCCCCTCCGCGTCTGTCGCTGGCACCCGTCGGCTCCGCCCCGGCCCTGCTGGACGGCGCCTGGTGGCCTCGCTCCCGCGATCTCGCGGCGGAACTCCCGGCCCTGGCCGCCGTACTGGATCCGCTGTGGGGGCGGATCACCCGGGTCACCGTGAATCCCACCCAGTGGCCGGTCGTTCCCCGCAAGGTGCCCGTCGCCGGGCACGTGGTGAACGTGGGCTGGTTCCTGGAGGAGCAGGACCCGCACGAACTGCTGCTGCTCTCCTACCACCTGGGCCGCTGGAACCTCCTGGTCGTCCCACCGCAGTCCACTCCCGAGTCGGCCGCCTGGCTGATGGCCGCCGCGAGCGACCCACGCGGCGTGCTGGGCGCGAGCCGGCTGCTGGAGGAGGCGGCGGCGCGGCTGCGGACCCTGCGCGACGCCGACCGGGCCGTGGAGGCGGTCTGGGACTCCGAAGGCGGGCACGCGGCCCGCGACCCGGCAGCGATTCGCCCCGTCCCGACGGGAAGGTGA
- a CDS encoding DUF5994 family protein, with protein sequence MADSSAPRVTRLLPDAVHRAVRPGTAVVRLETTHDRQGVLDGAWWPRSRDIAAELPGLIAALTESLGPVLRVGLDAGAWEGLPTRMTIDGRVVHIDSFAAGDDTVLITRGEQDLFSLLVVPPHATPDAARAAMSEAVRAGSVTRAERILLDTGSA encoded by the coding sequence ATGGCCGACTCCTCCGCCCCGCGCGTGACAAGGCTCCTGCCGGACGCCGTCCACCGGGCCGTCCGGCCCGGGACGGCTGTCGTACGGCTGGAGACGACGCACGACCGGCAGGGCGTGCTCGACGGGGCGTGGTGGCCGCGCTCCCGTGACATCGCCGCCGAACTGCCCGGCCTGATCGCCGCGCTGACCGAGTCCCTCGGGCCCGTGCTGCGGGTCGGTCTGGACGCCGGTGCCTGGGAAGGGCTGCCGACGCGGATGACCATCGACGGCCGTGTCGTCCACATCGACTCCTTCGCGGCGGGTGACGACACCGTCCTCATCACCCGGGGCGAGCAGGATCTCTTCTCCCTCCTCGTGGTCCCGCCGCACGCGACGCCCGACGCCGCGCGCGCGGCCATGTCCGAAGCCGTCCGCGCCGGCAGCGTGACACGGGCCGAACGGATCCTCCTCGACACCGGCAGCGCATAG
- a CDS encoding DUF5994 family protein has product MTTALQPQIPSRPVLRMRLAPRSGMPRPIDGAWWPRSYDLLAELPSLLAGLPRAWGQITSVTVNGAMWPEVPGRTLVFNEVVRLHRALAASAPHTAVLLAPGRGRWDLMVVPPDTTEAAAEPLMAAAASDQE; this is encoded by the coding sequence ATGACCACCGCACTGCAACCCCAGATCCCCTCCCGGCCCGTCCTGCGGATGCGCCTCGCACCCCGCAGCGGCATGCCCCGGCCCATCGACGGGGCGTGGTGGCCCCGTTCGTACGACCTGCTCGCGGAGCTCCCGTCGCTGCTCGCGGGGCTGCCCCGCGCGTGGGGCCAGATCACCAGCGTCACCGTCAACGGGGCGATGTGGCCCGAGGTGCCCGGCCGCACGCTCGTCTTCAACGAGGTCGTACGACTGCACCGGGCCCTCGCCGCGTCCGCCCCGCACACCGCCGTCCTGCTCGCCCCCGGCCGGGGACGCTGGGACCTGATGGTGGTGCCCCCGGACACGACCGAGGCGGCGGCGGAACCGCTGATGGCGGCCGCCGCGAGCGATCAGGAGTGA
- a CDS encoding SRPBCC family protein, whose product MTTQHAIDWPQKYLPGTGDNFVSNEVIVQGITAADVWPFLTDTSTWEGYYDNVADISFPDGGGPGLKDGLAFRFGTFGFPPLDARVVQFQAPAEGVPGRLSWTAKQDGTPEERLDVLHAWLVEDLPGGRVRILTQETQIGRPAAALAAERPNPMLNGHQAWLDGLVAAASR is encoded by the coding sequence ATGACCACGCAGCACGCGATCGACTGGCCGCAGAAGTACCTGCCCGGCACCGGCGACAACTTCGTCTCCAACGAGGTGATCGTCCAGGGCATCACGGCCGCCGACGTCTGGCCCTTCCTCACCGACACCTCGACCTGGGAGGGCTACTACGACAACGTCGCGGACATCTCCTTCCCGGACGGGGGCGGCCCCGGGCTGAAGGACGGCCTCGCGTTCCGCTTCGGCACGTTCGGCTTCCCGCCGCTGGACGCCCGTGTCGTCCAGTTCCAGGCCCCGGCCGAGGGCGTCCCCGGCCGGCTGTCCTGGACGGCGAAGCAGGACGGTACGCCCGAGGAGCGGCTCGACGTGCTGCACGCCTGGCTGGTGGAGGACCTGCCGGGCGGCCGGGTGCGGATCCTGACCCAGGAGACCCAGATCGGCCGGCCCGCCGCCGCCCTGGCGGCCGAGCGGCCCAACCCGATGCTCAACGGCCACCAGGCCTGGCTGGACGGCCTCGTCGCCGCCGCGTCCAGGTAG
- a CDS encoding type 1 glutamine amidotransferase domain-containing protein, which produces MAKILFLMTGADHWTLADGSKHPTGFWAEEAVAPYEAFRAAGHEITVATPGGVVPPVDPGSLAPEAAGGAENAAKIKAVLEGAPEFRTPLALTDVRLDDFDAVYVPGGHGPMEDLAVDTDSGALLARAVGSGLPVGVVCHGPAALLAAVKEDGSNAYAGYRITAFTNTEERLAGSADQAKWLLEDRLTEAGLTVETGEPWAPHVRVDRNVVTGQNPASSAPLAAELLKKLP; this is translated from the coding sequence ATGGCGAAGATCCTTTTCCTGATGACCGGCGCCGACCACTGGACGCTGGCCGACGGCAGCAAGCACCCCACCGGCTTCTGGGCCGAAGAGGCGGTCGCCCCCTACGAGGCGTTCAGGGCCGCCGGTCACGAGATCACCGTGGCCACCCCGGGCGGCGTCGTCCCGCCGGTCGACCCGGGCAGCCTGGCCCCCGAGGCCGCGGGCGGCGCGGAGAACGCCGCGAAGATCAAGGCCGTGCTGGAGGGCGCCCCGGAGTTCCGCACCCCGCTGGCGCTGACCGACGTACGCCTCGACGACTTCGACGCGGTGTACGTCCCCGGCGGCCACGGCCCGATGGAGGACCTGGCCGTCGACACCGACTCCGGCGCTCTCCTCGCCCGGGCGGTGGGGTCCGGGCTGCCGGTCGGTGTGGTCTGCCACGGCCCGGCCGCGCTGCTGGCGGCGGTGAAGGAGGACGGCAGCAACGCCTACGCGGGCTACCGGATCACCGCCTTCACCAACACCGAGGAGCGGCTCGCCGGCAGCGCCGACCAGGCGAAGTGGCTGCTGGAGGACCGGCTGACCGAGGCCGGTCTGACGGTCGAGACCGGGGAGCCGTGGGCGCCGCACGTCCGGGTCGACCGCAATGTCGTCACCGGCCAGAACCCGGCCTCCTCCGCCCCGCTCGCCGCCGAACTGCTCAAGAAGCTCCCCTGA
- a CDS encoding LysR family transcriptional regulator encodes MENRTPEATGTGRRLPAHADLNLLRTFLAVYRAGTFTAAAPALGLSQPTVTAQIRALEQQTGRELFTRLPRGVEPTPVAHELAARIEGPLDTLATLEGGGPEGGPTLPVHLAGPSELLCVRVLPALVPLVADGVQLRVTQGLPEPLLEEMRSGRHDLVITTRRPRGRALESVPLADEEYLLVASPGWARRIAADPRADGDLCAALREVPMVTYAEDLPIVRRYWRTVFGRQLTTRAAVTVPNLYAVLSAVNAGAGVSVLPRSLCQEYLDSGRLALLHDPEEAPLNTLFLVQRPGAEANPDVLRVRDRLRAAARAW; translated from the coding sequence ATGGAGAACCGGACGCCCGAGGCCACCGGTACCGGCAGGCGGCTACCCGCCCATGCCGACCTGAACCTGCTGCGCACCTTCCTGGCCGTCTACCGCGCCGGGACGTTCACCGCCGCCGCGCCCGCGCTCGGGCTGTCCCAGCCCACCGTGACCGCGCAGATCCGCGCCCTGGAGCAGCAGACGGGCCGCGAGCTGTTCACGCGGCTGCCGCGCGGCGTGGAACCCACGCCCGTCGCTCACGAACTGGCCGCGCGGATCGAGGGCCCGCTCGACACCCTCGCCACCCTGGAGGGCGGCGGCCCTGAGGGCGGTCCCACCCTGCCCGTGCATCTCGCCGGACCGTCGGAACTGCTGTGCGTACGCGTCCTGCCCGCCCTGGTCCCCCTCGTCGCCGACGGCGTCCAGCTCCGCGTCACCCAGGGGCTGCCGGAACCCCTGCTGGAGGAGATGCGGTCGGGCCGCCACGACCTCGTCATCACGACCCGGCGCCCTCGCGGCCGGGCGTTGGAGTCCGTCCCGCTCGCCGACGAGGAGTATCTGCTCGTGGCCTCCCCGGGCTGGGCCCGGCGCATCGCTGCGGATCCCCGGGCCGACGGCGACCTGTGCGCCGCCCTGCGCGAGGTGCCGATGGTCACCTACGCCGAGGACCTGCCCATCGTGCGGCGCTACTGGCGGACCGTCTTCGGCAGGCAGCTCACCACCCGGGCCGCGGTGACGGTGCCCAACCTGTACGCCGTGCTGTCCGCGGTCAACGCCGGGGCGGGCGTCAGCGTGCTGCCGCGTTCGCTGTGCCAGGAGTACCTCGACTCCGGCCGCCTCGCGCTCCTCCACGACCCGGAGGAGGCGCCGTTGAACACCCTGTTCCTCGTCCAGCGGCCCGGCGCCGAGGCCAACCCCGATGTGCTCCGCGTCCGCGACCGGCTCCGGGCGGCTGCCCGCGCCTGGTAG
- a CDS encoding SRPBCC family protein has protein sequence MVSISNARGGAVTGLVALAVAGVLASTVPTAQATPQGGPSPSQCRGRGVDGDALIRYEADIVIKAPLSTIWKLQTDVESWPSWQPPVTTMERLDSGRLRKGSRFRWTTPAPATPTTPATTLEITSTVRELRDRDCVLWSGPAIGEGLRIDEGVHLWTYRKVKGGVRVHTEETWTGAQVEADVPTATKALGYGLDAWLRDLKAAAESRAGATG, from the coding sequence CAGCATCAGCAACGCACGAGGCGGCGCCGTCACGGGCCTGGTCGCGCTCGCCGTCGCCGGCGTTCTCGCGAGCACCGTCCCCACCGCCCAGGCCACCCCGCAGGGCGGTCCGTCCCCGTCCCAGTGCCGCGGGCGCGGCGTCGACGGCGACGCCCTCATCCGCTACGAGGCCGACATCGTCATCAAGGCCCCGCTCAGCACCATCTGGAAGCTGCAGACCGACGTGGAGAGCTGGCCGTCCTGGCAGCCCCCGGTCACCACCATGGAGCGGCTCGACTCCGGCCGTCTGCGCAAGGGTTCGCGGTTCCGGTGGACGACCCCGGCACCCGCCACCCCGACCACCCCCGCCACCACACTGGAGATCACCTCCACCGTCCGGGAACTCCGCGACCGCGACTGCGTCCTGTGGAGCGGACCCGCGATCGGCGAGGGGCTGCGTATCGACGAGGGCGTCCACCTGTGGACGTACCGGAAGGTCAAGGGCGGCGTGCGCGTCCACACCGAGGAGACCTGGACCGGCGCCCAGGTCGAGGCCGACGTTCCCACCGCCACCAAGGCCCTCGGCTACGGTCTCGACGCGTGGCTGCGCGATCTGAAGGCAGCCGCCGAGTCCCGCGCCGGCGCCACCGGCTGA